A genomic stretch from Candidatus Methylomirabilota bacterium includes:
- the rpmI gene encoding 50S ribosomal protein L35 → MPKMKTKRAAAKRLKATGTGKLMHRRGWKRHKLEAKGPKRKRKLRKPSMISKADEPRLRRLVPYL, encoded by the coding sequence ATGCCGAAGATGAAGACGAAGCGGGCGGCGGCCAAGCGGCTCAAGGCCACCGGCACCGGCAAGCTCATGCATCGGAGGGGATGGAAGCGCCACAAGCTCGAGGCCAAGGGCCCCAAGCGGAAGCGCAAGCTCCGCAAGCCGAGCATGATCTCGAAGGCGGACGAGCCAAGACTCAGACGGCTCGTCCCCTATCTTTAA